In Clostridium sp. 'White wine YQ', the DNA window GCCAAGCTTCAATATTTTTAAAATTTGCTCCTAATTCTTTTAAATTTACTATCTGCTCTCTTGTTAATGTACTAGCATTTAAGAAAATTCTAATGCCTTTAGATATTTCAGCTATTGTTTCATCATCATATCCATAATCTATTCTTATTCCGCTTATGCCAGCATCATATATGCCTTTAATATCACTAATATATAATCCCATTCTTTTAAAACTTTCTGGTCCAAAGTCACCATATACTTCCATAGAATGCTTCTTCGCATATTCACATAATCGCTTAAATAAAGCTGGTTGTTCCCCCTTATTTCTATCCTCAGGTATATGTAGCGAAGTAAAAATTTTATCTATCCCATATTTTGATGCATCCTCAATTCTTTTCATATTATCTTGTTCATTTTCACTTAAATATATAGAAATTCCAAGCATATTTACCCTCCTAATTCTGAAATCTTAACTATAAATATATAAGGATGAATAGTTAAATTCCATTCATCCTTACATTTTATTAATTAGTCATATAATCTTTCAACCATCTCTTCTTTAAATCCCCAGAAGTAAGTTAATATAAAGCCTGCTGCATAAGAAATTAAAAGACCTATAAAATATGCTAAATATTTATTTTGTGCAACAAGTGGAATTAATGCTAATCCAGAAGGACCAACTGCTATAGCTCCTAATTTGTATATTGCACACCAAGCTCCACCAAATCCTGCACCTATACATGCTGATATAAATGGTCTTCCAAGAGGTAGTGAAACTCCATATATTAATGGTTCCCCAATACCTAAAAATCCAACTGGAAGTGCACTTGCTATTCTATTTTTTAGTGACTTATCTTTAGTTTTAACATAGATAGCTATAGCTGTACCAACTTGACCAGCGCCTGCCATTGCTAAAACTGGAAGCAATGTTGTAAATCCATCTTTTTCAATAAGTTGTAAATGAACTGGTGTTAATCCTTGATGTAATCCAACGGTCACTAGAGGCAAGAATGTTGCACTTAAAATATATCCTCCTAGTGCACCTAATTTATACAAGCAGAAGTCTACTAAGAACCAAGTAATAGCATTCATAATAAATCCTGATAAAGGCATAATAATTGCAATTGTTATAAATGATCCTACTAATATAGTAACTAAAGGTGTTATCATCAAATCTAATGAATCTGGTATATACTTTCTTAAGTATTTTTCAATTACACTGAATATATAAGCTGCAAGAATAACTCCTAATACTCCACCTAAGCCTGTAGCAATTTGTAAGTCAAATCCAAAAATACTAAAGGTCTTTAATTGAGTTAATGCAGGTGAATATATTAGTAGACCAGCAATACCTCCAATTACACCAGTTCCACCAAACTCTTTAGCTGCATTTATACCAGTAAATACTCCTAAAGCTCCAAATAATAATCCTCCAATAGTTTTTAATAAAATAAACCAGGATGCATTAATAACTCCTTTATCTATTATTCCCGCTGTTGCCATATTTGCTATGACATTTGAAATACCTAAAATTAATCCTGATGAAACGAACCCGGGAATTAATGGAACAAATATATTTCCTACTATTTTAAGGATTTCATGTACCTTTGTATTTTGCTTTTTCTTATATTTATCTTTAGTTTCTTTGGCAAGGTTTTCATTCAATGTAGCATGTTCCCCTTCAGATGATTCTTCCACTGTACCGCCTTTCATTTCAACTAGTTTTCCGAACTCATCCGCTACCTTTTTAACTTTTCCTGGACCTATTACAACTTGTACTGTTTCATTTTGTATAACTCCAAGAACACCATCAATTTTCTTTAACCCATCAAAGTCTACCTTATCAAGGTCTTTAACTTTAATTCTTAATCTAGTCATACAATTTGCATAACTAGCTACATTACCACTTCCGTTTACCTTTTTTAAAATCTCCATTGCAAGTTCTAAATTTGTCATTTTTTACACTCCCCTCTTTAATTGTTTTTTAAGTTTTATTTTAATGATTCTATTGCTTTAGCTATGTAGCCTGAGTTTAGTAATAATAGTTCTTCTGCTTTTTCTTTATCTAAGTTCGAAATAATCATCATAATTGAAAGCTTAACATTATAGTTTGTTTCTTTAAGTATTTCTTCAGCCTTTTCTCTACTAACATCAGTAGCTTGCATTACTATTCTTTTTGCACGTTCTACTAACTTTTCATTAGATGGGTTTACATCAACCATAAGATTTCCATATACTTTTCCCATCTTAATCATTACTCCTGTAGATATCATATTTAATACTAGTTTTTGGGCCGTACCAGCCTTCATTCTAGTTGACCCAGTTACAACTTCCGGACCTACCACTGGTGCTATTGAAATATCAGATATCTTGGCCATTGGTGAATTCGGATTGCAAGAAATTGAAATAGTACTAGCGCCTATGCTTCCTGCATATTCTAATCCTCCTATGACATATGGAGTTCTTCCTGATGCTGCGATTCCAACAAAAACATCTTTATTGGTAAATTCAATATCTTTTAAATCCTTTACACAAAGTTCCTTAGAATCTTCTGCTCCCTCTTTTGCTTTAAACATTGCATCTCTTCCACCTGCGATTAATGCTACTATTACATCATCACCTACACCATAAGTTGGTAAGCATTCTGAAGCATCTAAGACACCTAATCTTCCTGATGTTCCAGCACCACAGTAAATGAAGCGTCCACCTTCCTTAATCTTGCTTGAAATTAAATCTACAGCATCTGAAATTTTATTTAATTCTTTCTCCACTGCTAATGGAACTGCTTTATCTTCATTATTAATTAATTTAAGCATTTCTACTGTTGTTACTGAATCTATCTTCTTAGTATTTTCATTTCTTTTTTCTGTTACAAGTATTTCTAAGTTAATATCACTCATTTTTTCACCCCCGTTTATTGTTCTTATTTATAATTATATACCTTTGAAATAATATTTCAAGTATTTTTATTATTTTTTGAAATTTTATTTTATATTATGTAAAAAGAATGCACCTTCAGCTTAATTTCTGAAGATGCTTTTGAAATATTATTTCAGTTTTTCTACTGCTTTTCGAGTTTCTAGTAAACTATTTTCAACCTTATCTAAGTTATCAATTGCAACACCTAAAAATAATGTATCTGTTATTATAAGCTGAGCCACCCTTGAAGATATTGCACCAAAACGAATCTGTTTTTCTGCATTAGGTACCTTTAATGATATATCACTCATACTAGAAAGAGGATTTTTATTACAGCTAGTAATTGCTATAGCTTTTGCTCCTTTTTCGATTGCTATAGATATACTTTCATTTACTTCCTTTGTTTTTCCTCCATAAGATATTCCTATTGCCACATCTTTTTCTGTTATGTGAACTGAGGATGCTAATTGCAAGTGGCTATCCATAAAATAAACTACTCGTTTATTTATTCTAGCAAGTTTATACATGAAGTCCATGGCCACCAATGACGATGCCCCTACTCCAAATAGATATACATTTTCTGCTTTACGTATTATATCTATGGCTTCTTCTAGATCTTTAAAGTTTATTAATCCTTGAGTTTCTTTTATTGATGTGACAGCTTTATTAACTAATTTATCAGTAATATCTATAATTGAGTCCTCGGAAGATATTATTGCATCAAAATTATCTTCATAGTTATTAGTAATTGTTTTAGCAATTTCTATCTTAAGTTCTCCAAAACCGCCAAAACCAAGTTTTCTAGAAAACCTTACTACAGAGGCTGCAGAGGTTTCTGTTCTTTCGGCCAATTGCTGCGCTGAGAAGTTAATCACTTCTTCAGGGTTCTGTAATATATAATCACTTATTTTTTGTTCTGCCTGGGTAAACTCTGTTGCATACTGCTTTATACGTACATAAAATCCCATAATATCCTCCTGGAATTTATAAATTATTGTTATTTGAAAAGTTTAATATTTAACTCATTTTATCATACCATGACCTTTTTTGTATATTTCTGATTTCTTTATTTAATACTATTTTTAAAGGTCTTTGTATTTCTTATCTTATTTTCATATCCTCTTCACATAAAATTCATATCCTTAAACTATTATGTTCTTGACGATTATTCGTTTGATAATTTTTTCGGAATTTCACTTTATCTACTATAAGTTTTGACATAGAAATGAAACAAATTTCGATTATACTTTTTTTAGATGCAATACAGGAGGATATTTTATGAATAAGAGAATTGAGTACTTAGACATAGCAAAAGGAATATTAATAATTACAGTAATTTTATCTCATAGCCCTTTCGAGTATGCCCAATATATGTATTGGTTTCACATGCCTGCATTCTTTATAATTAGTGGGTTACTTTATAGGGATGGAATTAACTTCAAAACTCAATTTCTGAAATTTTATATACCATATATTTGTTTTTCAGCTATTGATATAATCTTTGATTTTTTAATTTCTCCTGATATGATTTCATTAAGTAACTTTATTCAATCTTTTAACAATCATATATATAGTGGTAAAGCAGCCTGGGGAGTTTTTTGGTTTATACCTGTATTATTAATAAGTAAGTTTATATTTTCAAAATTAAAAACTCATTTTAAAACACCTTATGTTGTTGCAATAATCGCTATTGGATACATAGCTGCCCATATATATTCAATGAAGGTTATTCCAAATCAAATAACAGATATAACTGATAGATACTGGTATCCCCTAGACATTGATGTAGTTCCTATAGCAATAGCATATTACTCCATAGGTTTTTATTCAAAGAATATTCTGCAATACTTAGTTACAAAATCAGCTATGATTATTAGCGGGATTATGTGCTTCATTTTATTTCATATAAATTCTACTCAGAATATTTATTATTATATGAATATTAAAGATTCCTACTTTAAATCTATCCAATGGGATTTAATATATCCTTTATGCTTTACAATATTTATACTTGCATTTAGTAATAATTTATACAATGGTCGTTTAAAAAGATTCCTTAATTATTGTGGCAAAAACTCATTAATTATTATGTATCTACATCGTCCAGTTGGTAATTTACTTTTAGATAAAATTCCTTCTTTAGGCTGGGTAAGTTTCACAGTTGCTGGTTTAAGTTTCGCATTGTTATTTACTTATGTAATTGACAAACATAATATAACAAAAACCTTATTTAAAGGAATTTTACCTGAAGGAGGATTACATTTATCATTAAGCAACTCTCATTCTTAAGATGCATTAATTGTAACCTAATAGATAATATAAAAAAATGGAAGGCAAGCCTTCCATTTTTTATACTTCTACTTATTTTGATTCTAAACTCTTTATCATATCTCTTAGTTCAGCTGCTCTTTCAAATTGAAGATTCTTAGCTGCCTCTGCCATTTCAGCTTTATATTTTTTAATAAGTTTCTTTGGATCTTCTATTCTTTCCTCTAAAGATAATGCTGCTATGCTATAAGTTTCTTGTTCCTCTGCACTCTTAGTTGCTTCAATAACATCTCTAACATCTTTAATAATAGTTTGAGGAGTAATTCCATGTTCTTCATTGTACTTCATTTGAATTTCTCTTCTTCTATTAGTTTCTTTTAATGCCTTATCCATAGCATTTGTTATTCTATCTGCATACATAATAACCTTTGATTCAGAATTTCTTGCAGCTCTTCCTATTGTTTGTATTAATGAAGTTTCTGAACGAAGGAATCCTTCTTTATCAGCATCTAATATTGCCACTAAGGCAACTTCAGGTATATCTAACCCTTCTCTTAATAAATTAATACCTACAAGAACATCCACTTCTCCTAGTCTTAAACTTCTTATGATTTTCATTCTTTCAATCGTATCTATATCAGAATGCATATAGGTAGTTTTAACTCCTAAATCCTTCATATACTTAGTTAAGTCCTCAGCCATCCTCTTTGTTAATGTTGTTACTAGAACTCTAAAGCCTTTACTTATTGTTTCATTAATTTGAGCATAAAGATCATCTATTTGTCCTTCTACAGGCCTTACTTCAACTACAGGGTCTAGTAATCCAGTAGGTCTTATTATTTGTTCTGCTATATTAGTTGAATGATCAATTTCATAAGCTGCAGGAGTTGCTGATACAAATACAACTTGATTTATTTTTTCTTCGAATTCTTCAAATTTCAATGGTCTGTTATCATAAGCACAAGGCAATCTAAACCCATACTCTACCAAGGATTCTTTTCTACTTCTATCCCCTGCATACATCGCTCTTACTTGAGGAAGTGTTACATGGGACTCATCTATAAATAATAAATAATCTTCTGGGAAATAATCTATTAATGTTTTAGGTGAAGTTCCAGGAGCTCTTCCATCCAAAATTCTAGAGTAGTTTTCTATTCCAGTACAATATCCCATTTCCCTTATCATTTCTATATCAAAATTTGTTCTCTGTTTTAGTCTTTGGGCTTCAAGCAATTTTCCCTCTGCATTAAGCACTTTTAATCTTTCCTCTAATTCCTGTTCTATAATTCCTAATGCAACTTCTAACTTACTAGAAGATGTAGCAAAGTGGGATGCTGGGAATATAGATACATGCTTTCTCTCACCCAAAATTTTACCTGTAAGAACATCAAATTCTCTAATTCGGTCAATCTCATCTCCAAAGAATTCAATTCTTATACCCTTGTTTGAAGAAGATGCAGGAATAATATCCAACGAATCTCCTCTAACTCTAAAGGTTCCTCTTGCAAAATCTATATCATTTCTTTCATATTGAATCTCTATAAGCTTTCTTATTATTTCATCTCTTTCCTTTTCCATACCAGTTCTCAATGAAATTGTAAGTGTTTTATATTCCTCTGGATTTCCTAATCCGTATATACATGAAACTGAGGCAACAATTATAACATCTCTTCTCTCAAAAAGTGCTGAAGTTGCAGAGTGACGTAACTTATCTATCTCATCATTTATTGAAGCATCCTTTTCTATAAAGGTATCCGTTTGTGGGACATATGCTTCTGGCTGATAATAATCGTAATAGGATACAAAATATTCAACTATGCTGTCTGGGAAAAACTCTTTAAACTCTCCGCAAAGTTGAGCTGCTAGTGTTTTATTGTGCGCTAATATTAAGGTAGGTCTCTGTACCCTTTCTATTATGTTCGCCATTGTAAAAGTTTTTCCTGACCCAGTTACTCCAAGAAGTGTCTGACCCCTATCTCCATTATTTAATGCATTAACTATACTATCTATAGCCTCTGGCTGGTCTCCTGTCGGCTTAAATTTTGATTCTATTTTAAACTTTCCCATAACCGCCTCCTACGAACATTTGTTTGTGTAAATATATTTTATACCTTTAATTATTGCCAGTCAACTTATAAAATGACGTACTTAAATAAAAAATGTAAGCTTAAAATAATACTAAAGGGTTTTAAGTTCTCTATAAAAACCCTATACCACATATTTCAAGCCTACATAAACTACTTTTATTAATTTTAACTATTCATCATCTTTTTTCTTTTTTATATTTTCTAATATCTCTTGAAAATCATTATTTAACTTAACCACTTGTTCTTCTTTTACCATCTTAGGGACTAATACTACTCCTATTCTCCTATTTTCATCAGGAGTAATTGTAAAGTCATGAAACGTTCCATTTAGTTTCTTTATTCTTAATTTTATATCTAAATAACTTTCCCTTATTATTTTGTAAATATCAAGTTCACTTTGAATATATTCTTCATTAACTTTTATAATTTTATCTCCGCTTCTTATCCCTAGCTTAGAAGCTTGAGAACTAGGGGAAACTTCAAGAATACATATACCTTGATCATCACTTATGTACATAGGCGCTGATTTTGCTTCTATACTATTCGAAAGTCTTATCATAACTTCATGTGCTAATGGAGCAAAAATAACCACAATAATCTCTCCAATTAGACCTACCCTACAAAGCTGAGATACTAAAACTAGAATCATTCCATAACATAAAATGAATATTCCTGACATCACTGCTTTTTTTCGTTTGCTCTTAGTGAAAGTAATAGATGAATAACCTATCATCCCATAAAAAGGGAATAACCCCACTACTGCCATCTTCAAAAATTCTAAGGTAGAGTTATGATTTAAAAGTGGCCACCAATTAGGCGTATTAATAGATTCAGTACCAAACTGAGATGTCGAACTAGTAATAATCATAAAAATAGCTATAGGTAAGGCCCAATATCTATTTAGGGCAAATCCGCCAAATATTCTCCCACTCTTATTAGTAAACACAGGAATAGCACCTCTGCTACCATCAAACATAACAAGTAATCCTTCAACAATATGAAGTATACCCACAAAAATCATAAGATTGATTATACTTATATTTATTGGAGCTTTATCTCCATATATTTGATAAAGTATAATACTAATTATCCCTAATATTGAACCGCTATATGAAAAGCATACAAACTTTGGTCTATAAATCATCAATAAGATTGATAGTAAAAATACCCACTCAATTCCTGATTTTTCACCAAATAATACTCCTGAATAGCTTAATATTAAACTGCCAATAGCTCCTGCAAAAATTCCAAGTACAATCTGAGACAATGTAAGTTCTAGGGGAGAGTTAATACTCTCCCCTATTATCATTTTTTGCATCAATGATACTTTTCTATTTTTAAAATAAAACATTACCCCGAGTAATATGAGCACAAAAAACATATACGGCCCAAATATTGCATAAGCTACAGATCTCAATGTATACATAGTCAGATCCATAGTCTTCAATCCTCCTATTTAAGTTTTTCTCTAATTACATCCAAAGCTTTTTCAAACTGAGGATCTTTACTTCTATTATATGGGCTTGTTTGCAACTCTTTTGGATATTCTACTTGTATATCCGGCATAATACCTGTTTTATGAATATTATTTCCATTAGGAGTATACCATTTAGATATTGTTACTTTTAATAAAGTCCCATCATTCATTTCTATTGGACTCTGTACAACACCTTTTCCAAAAGTTTTAGTACCAACTAAAGTAGCTGCCTTATAATCTTTAAGCGCTCCTGATACTATTTCTGCCGCTGAAGCCGTTCCTTCATCTGTAAGTACAACTAAAGGAGTATTAATGAAATTACCACCCTTAGATACTGATTTTTCCTCATTATTATATTTATCTTTAGTGGACACTATTACTTTACTCTTATCAATAAATTGTGAAACTACATTAACTGCTGTACTTAAGTATCCACCGGGATTGCCTCTAAGATCTAGTATTATCCCTTTCATTCCCTTTGACTTTAAGGAATTTAAGGTATCAATAAATTCCTTATCCGTATGTTCATCAAAAGAAGATATGGATACTAATGCAATTCCATTTTCAATTATTTCACCTTTAACAGATTTTACTGAAATAGTATCTCTTGTTAATGTTAAATCAAAAGTTCCCTTACCTTCTCTACTTAGGGTAAGTTTAACTTTAGTTCCCTTTTCTCCTCTTATCATTGCAACGGCTTTATCATATTCTTTTGCTGTAACATCCTTATCATCTACCTTAAGAATTATATCACCTTTTACAACTCCTGCTTTTTCTGCTGGTGACCCTTCTATAGGCGAAACAACAACGAGATTGTTATCTTTAATATCTAATTGTATTCCAACACCCGAAAAATTCCCTTGCATCTTTCCCATAAAGTCACTTGCTTCTTCTTTTGTCATATATACTGTATATGGATCATCAAGTGCCGCTGTCATACCTTTAATTGCTCCATCAAGAAGCTTGTTATCATCAATTTGTCCATCATACTTTTTGTATAACTCATCTCTTATAGCAAAAAGTTTCTTATATTTGTCTATATCATTTATATTCTGAAAATCTTTTGCTAAACTCCCTCCAACTCCAGGAAGTGATATTCCACTAAAAGCCATTTTATTCCCTAAGAATAAAGATAATGCATTACTTCCGATAAATAGAACTATAAGTAAAGCAATAGCAATAATCTTAAATGTCTTAGAACTTACCCTTTTATTATTATGATTATCTTCCATCCTTTGCCTCCATTCATAACCCTAATTTAAATTATACCCAGGTTTATATTATATTTTCATTATGGGGCATAATATGATAAAATTAATAATTTTTTTAA includes these proteins:
- a CDS encoding PTS transporter subunit EIIC — protein: MTNLELAMEILKKVNGSGNVASYANCMTRLRIKVKDLDKVDFDGLKKIDGVLGVIQNETVQVVIGPGKVKKVADEFGKLVEMKGGTVEESSEGEHATLNENLAKETKDKYKKKQNTKVHEILKIVGNIFVPLIPGFVSSGLILGISNVIANMATAGIIDKGVINASWFILLKTIGGLLFGALGVFTGINAAKEFGGTGVIGGIAGLLIYSPALTQLKTFSIFGFDLQIATGLGGVLGVILAAYIFSVIEKYLRKYIPDSLDLMITPLVTILVGSFITIAIIMPLSGFIMNAITWFLVDFCLYKLGALGGYILSATFLPLVTVGLHQGLTPVHLQLIEKDGFTTLLPVLAMAGAGQVGTAIAIYVKTKDKSLKNRIASALPVGFLGIGEPLIYGVSLPLGRPFISACIGAGFGGAWCAIYKLGAIAVGPSGLALIPLVAQNKYLAYFIGLLISYAAGFILTYFWGFKEEMVERLYD
- the murQ gene encoding N-acetylmuramic acid 6-phosphate etherase yields the protein MSDINLEILVTEKRNENTKKIDSVTTVEMLKLINNEDKAVPLAVEKELNKISDAVDLISSKIKEGGRFIYCGAGTSGRLGVLDASECLPTYGVGDDVIVALIAGGRDAMFKAKEGAEDSKELCVKDLKDIEFTNKDVFVGIAASGRTPYVIGGLEYAGSIGASTISISCNPNSPMAKISDISIAPVVGPEVVTGSTRMKAGTAQKLVLNMISTGVMIKMGKVYGNLMVDVNPSNEKLVERAKRIVMQATDVSREKAEEILKETNYNVKLSIMMIISNLDKEKAEELLLLNSGYIAKAIESLK
- a CDS encoding MurR/RpiR family transcriptional regulator yields the protein MGFYVRIKQYATEFTQAEQKISDYILQNPEEVINFSAQQLAERTETSAASVVRFSRKLGFGGFGELKIEIAKTITNNYEDNFDAIISSEDSIIDITDKLVNKAVTSIKETQGLINFKDLEEAIDIIRKAENVYLFGVGASSLVAMDFMYKLARINKRVVYFMDSHLQLASSVHITEKDVAIGISYGGKTKEVNESISIAIEKGAKAIAITSCNKNPLSSMSDISLKVPNAEKQIRFGAISSRVAQLIITDTLFLGVAIDNLDKVENSLLETRKAVEKLK
- a CDS encoding acyltransferase family protein, yielding MNKRIEYLDIAKGILIITVILSHSPFEYAQYMYWFHMPAFFIISGLLYRDGINFKTQFLKFYIPYICFSAIDIIFDFLISPDMISLSNFIQSFNNHIYSGKAAWGVFWFIPVLLISKFIFSKLKTHFKTPYVVAIIAIGYIAAHIYSMKVIPNQITDITDRYWYPLDIDVVPIAIAYYSIGFYSKNILQYLVTKSAMIISGIMCFILFHINSTQNIYYYMNIKDSYFKSIQWDLIYPLCFTIFILAFSNNLYNGRLKRFLNYCGKNSLIIMYLHRPVGNLLLDKIPSLGWVSFTVAGLSFALLFTYVIDKHNITKTLFKGILPEGGLHLSLSNSHS
- the uvrB gene encoding excinuclease ABC subunit UvrB; protein product: MGKFKIESKFKPTGDQPEAIDSIVNALNNGDRGQTLLGVTGSGKTFTMANIIERVQRPTLILAHNKTLAAQLCGEFKEFFPDSIVEYFVSYYDYYQPEAYVPQTDTFIEKDASINDEIDKLRHSATSALFERRDVIIVASVSCIYGLGNPEEYKTLTISLRTGMEKERDEIIRKLIEIQYERNDIDFARGTFRVRGDSLDIIPASSSNKGIRIEFFGDEIDRIREFDVLTGKILGERKHVSIFPASHFATSSSKLEVALGIIEQELEERLKVLNAEGKLLEAQRLKQRTNFDIEMIREMGYCTGIENYSRILDGRAPGTSPKTLIDYFPEDYLLFIDESHVTLPQVRAMYAGDRSRKESLVEYGFRLPCAYDNRPLKFEEFEEKINQVVFVSATPAAYEIDHSTNIAEQIIRPTGLLDPVVEVRPVEGQIDDLYAQINETISKGFRVLVTTLTKRMAEDLTKYMKDLGVKTTYMHSDIDTIERMKIIRSLRLGEVDVLVGINLLREGLDIPEVALVAILDADKEGFLRSETSLIQTIGRAARNSESKVIMYADRITNAMDKALKETNRRREIQMKYNEEHGITPQTIIKDVRDVIEATKSAEEQETYSIAALSLEERIEDPKKLIKKYKAEMAEAAKNLQFERAAELRDMIKSLESK
- a CDS encoding site-2 protease family protein, with the translated sequence MDLTMYTLRSVAYAIFGPYMFFVLILLGVMFYFKNRKVSLMQKMIIGESINSPLELTLSQIVLGIFAGAIGSLILSYSGVLFGEKSGIEWVFLLSILLMIYRPKFVCFSYSGSILGIISIILYQIYGDKAPINISIINLMIFVGILHIVEGLLVMFDGSRGAIPVFTNKSGRIFGGFALNRYWALPIAIFMIITSSTSQFGTESINTPNWWPLLNHNSTLEFLKMAVVGLFPFYGMIGYSSITFTKSKRKKAVMSGIFILCYGMILVLVSQLCRVGLIGEIIVVIFAPLAHEVMIRLSNSIEAKSAPMYISDDQGICILEVSPSSQASKLGIRSGDKIIKVNEEYIQSELDIYKIIRESYLDIKLRIKKLNGTFHDFTITPDENRRIGVVLVPKMVKEEQVVKLNNDFQEILENIKKKKDDE
- a CDS encoding S41 family peptidase codes for the protein MEDNHNNKRVSSKTFKIIAIALLIVLFIGSNALSLFLGNKMAFSGISLPGVGGSLAKDFQNINDIDKYKKLFAIRDELYKKYDGQIDDNKLLDGAIKGMTAALDDPYTVYMTKEEASDFMGKMQGNFSGVGIQLDIKDNNLVVVSPIEGSPAEKAGVVKGDIILKVDDKDVTAKEYDKAVAMIRGEKGTKVKLTLSREGKGTFDLTLTRDTISVKSVKGEIIENGIALVSISSFDEHTDKEFIDTLNSLKSKGMKGIILDLRGNPGGYLSTAVNVVSQFIDKSKVIVSTKDKYNNEEKSVSKGGNFINTPLVVLTDEGTASAAEIVSGALKDYKAATLVGTKTFGKGVVQSPIEMNDGTLLKVTISKWYTPNGNNIHKTGIMPDIQVEYPKELQTSPYNRSKDPQFEKALDVIREKLK